The Treponema succinifaciens DSM 2489 region GGTAGGGGAGCATTCCGCTGACCCATGAAGGCGCGCCCGCGAGGGGCGCTGGAGGAGGCGGAAGAGAGAATGCAGGCATAAGTAACGAAAAGACGGGTGCGATCCCCGTCCGCCGGAAGCCCGAGGTTTCCAGGGTAAAGGCAATCTGCCCTGGGTAAGCCGGCCCCTAAGGCGAGGGCGAAAGCCGTAGCCGATGGGAAATCGGTCCATAGTCCGATGCTTCCCCATGTTTCGAGGGCAGGACGCATGAGGCGAGGCCAGGCCGGAGAACGGTAGTTCCGGCCGGAGCGGCGAGGCGTCGAGGGCGGCAGGCAAATCCACCGCCCGAGCCGAGCCGTGAGCGAGCGGAGAGAAAGTCGAAGCGAAGCTGGCGCAGCCATGGTGCCGGGAAATACTGTCTAAGGCCAGGCATGGGGGAACCGTACCGCAAACCGACACAGGTGGGCAGGATGAGAAATCCGAGGCGCACGAGCGACCTCGCGTTAAGGAACTCGGCAAAATGCGCACGTAACTTCGGGAGAAGTGCGGCTCATGTTAGAGATGATAATGAGCGGCAGAAAGCAGGCCCAGGCGACTGTTTATCAAAAACACAGCCATCTGCGAACCAGCGATGGGACGTATAGGTGGTGACACCTGCCCGGTGCCGGAAGGTTAAGGGGAGCGGTCAGCCGCAAGGCGAAGCTGCGAACCGAAGCCCCGGTAAACGGCGGCCGTAACTATAACGGTCCTAAGGTAGCGAAATTCCTTGTCGGGTAAGTTCCGACCCGCATGAATGGTGTAACGATTCTGGGCGCTGTCTCAACGCGAGACTCGGTGAAATTTATGTTCCGGTAAAGAAGCCGGATACCCGCAATTAGACGGAAAGACCCCGTGAACCTTCACCGCAGCTTAGCGCTGGGACCCTATTCGGCATGTGTAGGATAGCTGGGAGCCTGCGAGGCGTGGCCGTCAGGCTGCGCGGAGGCGCCGGTGAAATACCAGCCCTGCCGGATGGGGTTTCTAACCCGGCCCCTTGAGCGGGGGCGGGGACAGGGCTAGGCGGGCGGTTTGACTGGGGCGGTCGCCTCCCAAACAGTAACGGAGGCGCGCGAAGGTCCCCTCACTCCGGTTGGGAATCGGAGCGCGAGTGTAAAGGCACAAGGGGGCTTGACTGCGAGGCAGACATGCCGGGCAGGTGCGAAAGCAGGTCTTAGTGATCTGGCGGTTCCGAGTGGAAGGGCCGTCACTTAACGGACAAAAGGTACTCCGGGGATAACAGGCTGATTTTCCCCAAGAGTTCACATCGACGGGAAAGTTTGGCACCTCGATGTCGGCTCATCGCATCCTGGGGCTGGAGCAGGTCCCAAGGGTTTGGCTGTTCGCCAATCAAAGCGGTACGTGAGCTGGGTTCAGAACGTCGCGAGACAGTTCGGTCCCTATCTGTTGCGGGCGTTGGACGCCTGAGTGGGGCTGCCTTTAGTACGAGAGGACCGAGGCGGACAGACCTCTGGCGTGCCGGTTATCCTGCCAAGGGTAGGCGCCGGGTAGCTAAGTCTGGAAGGGATAACCGCTGAAAGCATCTAAGCGGGAAGCCCGCCACGAGACTAGGCGTCCCTAGGGACGTGATCCCCCTGAAGGCCCCCGGGAGAATACCGGGTCGATAGGCCGCAGGTGCAGGCGCGGCGACGCGCACAGCCGAGCGGTACTAATAGGCCGTGAGGCTTGGCCATATTACCGTTTCCTCTGGACACCGCGTCCGTTTTCCTTTGTCTATACGCCGGCCGCCATGGCGGGGAGGACATGCCCGTTCCCATCCCGAACACGGAAGCCAAGCTCCCCTGCGCCGATGATACTGCCCATGGCGGGAAAGTAGGTAGCGGCCGGCTTTTATCTTATATATGCTTTCATGCCCCTCCGGAAGGGGCTTCTTTTTTTTCCCACGCAGTGTCTTGCATGGAAATCCCGTGTCGGACAGAAATGGCATCTTTGAACTGCTGTTCTTGTTATTTAAGTTTCTTTATGAGTTCTTCGATTTCTTTTTCAGTTTCTTTTGGTGGGAATAGAAGTGTGGCTAGTTTTGGACGGATTGCTATTGAGAAGATAATGATTCCAATGCATTTAAAAATGTCGGCGGACAAAAAATAAATCCAGTTAAGATTTTTATAGAATAAACTTTCAAAAAAATAGTAAATGCTGAATCCTGCAATGCATCCAAAAAATACTTTGAAAAATATTTGGGCTGAGAATTTTTTTTCAATTATAGATGGAGAGCCGGAAACAAACCCTGAAATAAATGTGCTTGTGAATATTGCTGTGAAATTTCCTACTTGTTCTAAAGAAAATCCGCTGAAAATAAATTGTGTGATTATAAAAATTCCTGCGCTGCCTGCTCCTTGGATTCCTCCCAAAATACAGCCTGAAAGAACTGCCGACGCAATTTGAATGTTCAGTTCTGGAAAAAATCCGCAGATAAAAATAATGGCGGCAAAGAAAATTGTTGTGCTTCCGCGGATAATTTTTAACTTTGCAATGGTTTTCATTTTAATTTCCTTATGGCTTTTTTCAGAAATTTTCTTATTTTCTTTTTGTTTATGAAAGAGATGTCTTTTACTGCGGAAAAAATTATGTATGAAAATACTGCGAAAATCAAAATGTGTGCAAACCAGTTTCCCAAAACTGAAAAAATTGTAATTTGCCGTTTGTAAATCGGAACGGAAATTCCCATGGAACTTTCTGTGAACAAAGGCAAGTCATATAGAATTTTTCCAGAGGGATTGACTGCTACGGAATATCCTGAATTTGCGCAGCGCAAAAGTGTTGTTCTGTATTCGATTGCAAGATAACTTGAAGCGATAAAGTGCTGCATTTCCGCGGAATTTGTTTTGCTCCAAGAGTCATTTGTGATGTTTATAAAAATTTCGCTTCCGAGCTTGAAAAGATTTGTGCAAACTGACGGAAATGAATCCTCAAAGCAAATCGGCGTGGAAAACTTCAAAAATGAAATTGGATTTTCCTGATTGTTTTCTGAAAATTTTATTCTTTCCTTTTGAATTGAATTTCCGTTTCCATCAAGCTTTATTTCCGCGAATTTTTCTCTGTTGAAGTCGAGCGGCGTTTCAAAGTCCTGATTTTCCTTTAGCGGAATTTTGAATAGCGCATATTGAAATCCTGGCACTAGGCTTGAATAAAATCCGACAACATTTCGCATAAAAAAAATCATTACTGGATTTTCCGCATAAGGAACTCGCTCTGCAAATGGAACAAGCTGAATTTTGCTGTAGAATCCTGAAAAAATTCCGTTTTTGTCAAAAAGAATCGCGCTGTTTGTTCTTTTTCTTTTTTTTCGATCTAATGAAACTCCGCCGCCGATTAAGAATGGAGTTTGCGTGCTGGCTATAAATTCCTTTAGGCTTTCATCTTCTGGAAAATGAGAGTAATAATTTGCTGCTTTTGGGAAATTTTTTGAAAGGACACCTTCGCTCCAAATTACAAGATCTGTTTCTTTTCCTTGCTCCGAAAGCTGCCTTATTCCTTTTTTTGTAAGTTTTTTTGAAATTTCAATTGACTTTTTGTCTCCGCCTTCCCATGGGTCTATGTTTTGCTGTACGATTACTGCGTTTAAAAGTTTTTCAGGCCAGCGTGGAATTGAAATTTGAATTATTCCATAAATTCCGCAGAGAGCAAAAACTGCTAGTGTGAATTTTGCGGCTTGCGCAAGCTGTTTGTTTATATTTTGGGCTTGCGTTTTGTCTAAGAAATATTCACGGCTCATTATTGTTTCCGCGGTGAGTGAAGAAAAAAGCGCGTATATAAAAGTTATTCCCCAAACGCCAGTTATATCGGCAATTTGTGTAAAAATTTTCCATTTGTAGGCCGCCATAAAAAGCGTCCCCCAAGGATAGCCGAGTGCGCCGGTCGATTTTATGTATTCATATAAAACCCAGCAGGCGCAAAACCATAGCATTCTTTTGAAAATTTGATACGGGCAAAGTCCGGCTTGTTCTTGAAGTTTTGCTTTTTTTGAAATTTTGCTTGGAAAGACGTGCATTATGATTCCGCAGAATCCGCCTTGAAATGCAGTTCCCAATGCGCTAGCTCCGAGTGTAAAAGCCGCAAATCCGTGGAAATTCGCCAGCCAATAACTTGAAAGCAAGTGAACGGTAAGTGTCTGCAGAAAAAAAAGCCAGAAAGTCTGTTTGTATGATTTTGATTTGTAGACTGCAATGTACAAGGGCGAAAGGCAAAAGAGCGCGGTCAGCGGAGAACCAAACGGAAGAATTTCATTTGAAATTGAAATAGATTCAGTTGCTCCAGAAAAGATTGCACAAAAAACTTGTAAAAACAGCTGATTCATTGTATTATTTTAATGTCATATATAGAAAAAATCAACACAAACGGGAAGGGAATCATGGAAAAAGTCAGAGAAGCGCACCGCAAAGAATATGGAGTGGAGCCGGACGTTATTGCGGTTGCTCCGGGCAGGTTCCATTTGGCTGGAGAACATACTTGGTTCTTCAAAGATAAAACTTTGTCCATGGCAGTCAATCTTCCTGTTTATGTTTCTGCGTCTTTAAGAGAAGACACTTCATTTAAATTTTATTTTGTTCAGCTTGAAGACGAAAAGCACACAAATCTTTCTTCGCTGAAATTAAAAAAAGAAGACAAATGGGCGAATTCAATAAAATCTATTTTGTATGGATTTTATAGCGGCGGATTTGAATTAAAGGGAATCGACTTTACTATTTATTCTGAAATTCTTCCTTCTGCCGGATTTGGAATAACAACCGCTGTAAAAGTTGCCTCTTGCTGGGCTATACGAGAACTTTGCGGCTTGAAGTGCAGTCAGGATCAGATTCTTCAGGTTATAGAACGGGCGAATAAAAATTTTCTTGGAACAGCAAATCATTCTGCGGACAGTTTTGCTGCGATTTTTTCAAAGGAAAATAATTTAGTTTTGACCGATTATGCGAAAAAATCCTGCGAGCTGGTTCCTTTCAACTTTAAAGAAAAGACAGTTTTGTTGACTGATGCTCTTGTTCCTAGAATTGTAACTTGGAACGAAGACAGCCTTATGCAGCCGGAAAATGTTTTGCTTTTAGGCGAGCTTAAGGAACGAAAGGCAAATGTTTTGGGCGGCTGGCAGTATGAGGAAGACAAGGCTGAAGTCAATGAAGTTCTAAGTGTTGTTTCAGAAGATACAAAGCGCCGGCTTTTATGCGTTATGAATGAGCATAAGTGTGTTCTTGACTGCGTTAATGCCATTCAGAAGTATGATTTTTCTTCTTTTGCGCGCTCTGTCAACCGGAGCCATCAGAATATGCGCGATTACGATATTTCCTGCCCTGAAATCGACTGGATTTTAAAAAGAGTCCATGAACTTGACGAAAATCCCGACGACTTAAGAAATCCTGTAAACTGCGGCCGAATAACAGGAAAAGGCTTTGGACGCGGAATCTATACAATCTTAAGAAACAGCGATGTTGGAAAATACAAGGAAAAACTGGAGGAATACGAAAAAATATTCGGCTTTTCCCCAAAATGCTATTCTGTAAAACCTGCAAATGGAGTCCGCCTTATATGAATATTCTGCTTACTAATGACGATGGAATTAATGCTGAAGGCTTAAATGTTCTTTCTGCGGCTCTTTCAAAAAAGCACAATGTTTTTATAGTTGCTCCAAAATTCAACAAATCTGGGGCTTCAAGCCAGATGAATGTTGCTGTTCCTTTGGAGCTAAAAAAGGTTGATAAAGAAAATTGCCGCCTTTCTTATCATTTGGAAGGTTCTCCTGTGGACTGTGTGCTTTCCGGGCTTAACGGAAGCTATATTTCAGAAAAAATTGATGTTATTGTTTCTGGTATAAATGACGGTCCGAATCTTGGAACTGATATTGTTTATTCTGGAACTTGCGGTGCGGCGCGTCAGGCTTGTCTTGCAGGAATTCCAGGAATCGCTCTTAGCATTGATTCAGATTCAAAAGATGAATCAGACAAAAACGGCTCTTTATATTTTGAAAATCTTGCCGACTTTGCCTGTAAAAATCTTGAAAAGCTTGTTTCTCTCTGCGGAAATCTTACAGTTTTAAATTCGGCGCATAAATATTACAGAAATTTTGTAAACGTAAATGCTCCTGCAATGAAAAATTACAAGGGAGCAAAACTTACCGTTCCTTGCATAAGGCGTTATTGGGAAACTGTGGAGCTTTGCGAATGTGAAAACGGTTGTCTGACTTCAAAATGCGGCGGCGACTATTATGTTCATTCTTACGGTGATGATTCAGCTGATTTCAAAGCCTGCGAGGAAGGTTTTGTTTCAGTCAGCGTTGTTGAAACCGAACCTAGCTATGCTGATATATCTTCTATAAAATTCGATTTTAATTTATAAAAGGCGGAAAAATGGCAGAAGAAAACTATATGAAAGAAGGAATCTCTTTATATAAAAAAGGAAATTATCCTGCTGCTTTGACATATTTTCTTTCACTTCCTGATGATTGCGGAGCGGATTCTGTGGAGCTTGCCTATTATTTGGGGCTTTGCTATTCAAAGTTAAAGCGTTACGATGATGCCTTGCTTTACCTTGAGCAGGTTGTTACGGCTTCTTATGATAAAGACAATAATCCGAATCAGGACAGAGTTTTGCAGTGCCGCTATCTTTTGGCAGTTATTTATTGCCTTAGCGGAAGAAAAAAACTTGCTGATTTTGAATTGAATAAACTTTTGGACACTGGATATAAGCCTGCTTCTGTTTATGCTTCTCTTGCTTACGTTGCATGGGAACAGGGAAAAGTTGATTTAAGCCTTGACTATTATGAAAAAGCGCTTGAAGACGACAGCGAAAATCCCACTGCTTTAAATGGATTGGGCTATGTTCTTGCTTGCGAAGGCGAGGATTTAACAAAAGCGTTAAGCTGCTGCAAAAAAGCACTGGATATTTTGCCGGAAAGCGCGGCATGTCTTGATAGCCTTGGCTGGGTTTATTACAAAATGGGACTTTATTCAGAATCAAAAAAGTTTTTAAATCGCGCTATGAAAGCCGACAGTTCAAATCCTATAATAGTGGAGCACCTTCAGGAAGTTAAGAAGGCGGAAGAATAATGAAAAAAATAATTTTTGTTTTTATAGCTTTTATATTTTCAGCCTTTGCGCAGACAAATCTCCAAGACACAGCTAGCACCGGAAATTTACGTTCTGCAAATTCTGGTTTTGCGGAAGAAGAATTCAGGCGTGGAGTTCAAAGCTATTACAGAGGCTCTTTTAATGAAAGTATTCTTGAATTTGAAAAGGCTCTTTCATATTTGCCTGGCGAACCTTTAGTTCTTGACTGGCTTGGAAAAGCATATTACCGCGCGGGAATAGAAGGAGCTGCGCTTCAGCAATGGAATTATGCCAAGGAAGCTGGTTATGGAGGACTTCTTATTCAGAATAGAATTGAAATTGTAAGTGACAGACGTGTTACCGACTATGACTATGGATTTACCCAGCGTTTTACGGAATCAGGCTCTTATCCAAATGTAAACGGAAGCAATCTCATTTACAGCCAGCCAGTTTCTTCCCTTTCAAATCATGATGGAAGTATCTGGGTTGTTTCCTATGGCACGAACGAGTTGCTTCAGTTTGACGTGAACGGAACTGTGGTAAGACGAAACAAAGGACCGATAAATGGATTTGACCGTCCAATGGATGTAATTCGCTTAAAGAACGGAAACTTGGCAGTTTCAGAAAGCGCGGGAGACAGAATTTCAATTCTTTCTGAAAACGGTTCGTTTATAAAATACTTTGGCGCGCGTGGCAGAGGGCAAGGACAGCTTGTGGGACCTCAGTATCTTGCAGAAGATGACTTTGGAAACATTTATGCCACGGATTTTGGAAATGCCCGTGTTGTTGTTTTTGATGCAGAAGGAAACGGGCTTTTGCATTTCGGTGAAAAAACTGAAGGCTTTGACGGTTTCAAGTCCCCAACTGGAATTGCGGTTTGCGGCGGAAGAATTTTTGTCGCGGACAGCGTGAAAGGCGGAATCTATGAATTTGACAAGGCCGGAAATTTCCTTGGAGTTCTTGTAAATGACGGAACTTTTTCGCGTCCTGAAAGTTTAAAGCAATGGGGCAGCGATTATCTTTTGCTTACAGACAGAAACAAAGTTTATGCGGTTGAGCTTTCTTCCGGGGCTGTTTTTGAAAATGCCATTACAGGAAAAGGAAAAAGCCTGATTACAAGCGCAGTTTCAGACCGGAATGGAAATATAATTGTAACTGATTTTAAGGCAAATGAAATTTATGTAATGTCAAAAATGACAGAACTTGTGGGTGGTTTTTTTGTTCAGTTTGAGCGTGTGATTTCTGATAATTTCCCGGAAGTTATTGTTGAAGTCCGTGTGGAAAATAGAAAGCGTCAGCCTGTTGTTGGCTTAAAACAGCAAAATTTTCTTATAACTGAAGGAAAAAAGCCAGTTGAAGATTTTGTGCTTTTGGGCGAGGCGAATAATAATGACTTTGCAGACATTGCAATTCTCATAGACCGTTCACTTTCAATGAAGAAATACGAAGAACAGCTTTCTGGTGCGGTTCGGGAGCTTGCCGCTTCAATGGACGGAAAAGGGCAAGTGTCGATTATTTCAGCTGGAAAAGTTCCTGTTACAGAATTTTCAGGAAATCCGTCTCAGCTTTCTGATTTTTCAGCAAAGGCTTTGAAGAATTCTTACACAGAAAATCCTGCGCTGGATCTTGCGGTACGACTTTCTGCAAACGGACTTGTCAACGCTGAAAAAAAGCGCGGAATAATTTATCTTTCGGCTGGAGATTCAGAAAATACATTTACGCAGTACGCGCTTTCTGATTTAACAGCTTATCTTAATAACAATGCGATTTCTTTTAGCACAGTTCTTTTGTCTCAAGCTTCTCCGTCGGAAGAAATTTCGTACATAACAAGAAACACAAACGGAACTTCCTACTATATATATCGTCCGGAAGGCTTGGGAACTGTCATAAAAGATATTGTTGACATTCCGTCTGGTTTGTATCAGTTTAGGTACACATCTTCTTTTGCGACCGAATATGGAAGAAAATATTTGCCTGTAGAAATTGAAACTTATCTTCTTAATCGTTCAGGTCGCGACGAAACAGGTTATTTTGCTCCGCTTCAGTAGATAAAAGTCG contains the following coding sequences:
- the lnt gene encoding apolipoprotein N-acyltransferase, with amino-acid sequence MNQLFLQVFCAIFSGATESISISNEILPFGSPLTALFCLSPLYIAVYKSKSYKQTFWLFFLQTLTVHLLSSYWLANFHGFAAFTLGASALGTAFQGGFCGIIMHVFPSKISKKAKLQEQAGLCPYQIFKRMLWFCACWVLYEYIKSTGALGYPWGTLFMAAYKWKIFTQIADITGVWGITFIYALFSSLTAETIMSREYFLDKTQAQNINKQLAQAAKFTLAVFALCGIYGIIQISIPRWPEKLLNAVIVQQNIDPWEGGDKKSIEISKKLTKKGIRQLSEQGKETDLVIWSEGVLSKNFPKAANYYSHFPEDESLKEFIASTQTPFLIGGGVSLDRKKRKRTNSAILFDKNGIFSGFYSKIQLVPFAERVPYAENPVMIFFMRNVVGFYSSLVPGFQYALFKIPLKENQDFETPLDFNREKFAEIKLDGNGNSIQKERIKFSENNQENPISFLKFSTPICFEDSFPSVCTNLFKLGSEIFINITNDSWSKTNSAEMQHFIASSYLAIEYRTTLLRCANSGYSVAVNPSGKILYDLPLFTESSMGISVPIYKRQITIFSVLGNWFAHILIFAVFSYIIFSAVKDISFINKKKIRKFLKKAIRKLK
- a CDS encoding galactokinase: MSYIEKINTNGKGIMEKVREAHRKEYGVEPDVIAVAPGRFHLAGEHTWFFKDKTLSMAVNLPVYVSASLREDTSFKFYFVQLEDEKHTNLSSLKLKKEDKWANSIKSILYGFYSGGFELKGIDFTIYSEILPSAGFGITTAVKVASCWAIRELCGLKCSQDQILQVIERANKNFLGTANHSADSFAAIFSKENNLVLTDYAKKSCELVPFNFKEKTVLLTDALVPRIVTWNEDSLMQPENVLLLGELKERKANVLGGWQYEEDKAEVNEVLSVVSEDTKRRLLCVMNEHKCVLDCVNAIQKYDFSSFARSVNRSHQNMRDYDISCPEIDWILKRVHELDENPDDLRNPVNCGRITGKGFGRGIYTILRNSDVGKYKEKLEEYEKIFGFSPKCYSVKPANGVRLI
- the surE gene encoding 5'/3'-nucleotidase SurE; the protein is MNILLTNDDGINAEGLNVLSAALSKKHNVFIVAPKFNKSGASSQMNVAVPLELKKVDKENCRLSYHLEGSPVDCVLSGLNGSYISEKIDVIVSGINDGPNLGTDIVYSGTCGAARQACLAGIPGIALSIDSDSKDESDKNGSLYFENLADFACKNLEKLVSLCGNLTVLNSAHKYYRNFVNVNAPAMKNYKGAKLTVPCIRRYWETVELCECENGCLTSKCGGDYYVHSYGDDSADFKACEEGFVSVSVVETEPSYADISSIKFDFNL
- a CDS encoding tetratricopeptide repeat protein — protein: MAEENYMKEGISLYKKGNYPAALTYFLSLPDDCGADSVELAYYLGLCYSKLKRYDDALLYLEQVVTASYDKDNNPNQDRVLQCRYLLAVIYCLSGRKKLADFELNKLLDTGYKPASVYASLAYVAWEQGKVDLSLDYYEKALEDDSENPTALNGLGYVLACEGEDLTKALSCCKKALDILPESAACLDSLGWVYYKMGLYSESKKFLNRAMKADSSNPIIVEHLQEVKKAEE